A stretch of DNA from Acidimicrobiia bacterium:
CGAGGAGTTCCGTTTCCGGATGATCAACGCGACGAGAACCCCGACAAGGATCAGGTTGCCCACCTGTCCGACACCCCAGATCAGGTCGTTCAACTCTGCGTCGGGGCGTATGAGCATGAAGCTCGCCGGGCATTCCTGGCACCCCGGCCTCGGATCCTCGAAGAGGTGGCCGACCACCGCCAGCACGACGAAATAGGCGCTGAGGAAGGCGACGTAGCCACGCTCAGCTCGATCGAGGCGACCGTCGGCAAATGCCAGGACCAGCCAGGCGAGCAGAACAAGGTGGACATCGGTGAGCATCGATCCAAGCGTCCAGGGGACACTGCCTTCGAACCAGCGAATGTCCGGGAGGAATATGCCCAACCCGACCGCAATGGCCAACCCTCCTATTAGTTTGCTGCGATAGCGGGTCCACAGCGCCGCTCCGACGACGACGAACGACCAGCCCGCAGCGACGTCGGCCCTCACGACGGCGGTCGACGGGGCACCCGGGAGGGTCGAGGCTGACGCAGCCCATCCCGTGGCGAGTCCCAGGACCATGACCCCTGCCGCAGCCGGCCAAACCGGGACACGCTTAGTCGACATCACCTGCATGAGCCCATCTTCGTGTGTCGGCCGAACCGCCGCAATCGGGGCCAGCCCTTAGAGCCAACCGGTGCCGCCCCCGATGTACCCCAGACCTCACTGAGACATATTGAGGTCAAGCGAGTCACAGAGGAGTGACATGACAAACCCAAGTAAGACAATCGCCGTTCTTGGCCTGCTAGCTCTGGTGTTTCTGCCGGGCCTCCGGGCAGGCGCGGCAGAATGGCCATCCGGCCTGGAAGAAGCGGTACAGACGTTCGCGGCCGAAGAGATGGACGCCTCCGGAGTTCCGGGTCTGGTGTTCGTCATGGTCGACGCTGATGGGACCGTCATCGCCGCGGCGTTCGGCCTAGCGGATGTGACCAGCGGTCGTGAGATGACCATCGACACGCCCCTGCGGATGGGCTCGATTTCCAAGCCGATCACCGCTGCCCTGGGCCTCGAACTCGCCGCACACGGCCACCTCGATCTAGACGTACCCGTTGACATGTACCTCGACGTCGATCTGACCGACCGGTACGGGCCAGCCAGCACGTTGCGACAGTTGCTGCAGCACCGAGGCGGCTACCCCGACGCCTTCGTCGGAAGTCACCATCTCGAAGAGGAGGACGCGCACGGTCTGGACGAGTGGGTCCGGAACCTCGGCGACCGTTCCATCGCCCCCGACGTCGTTGCCAGCTATTCAAGTATCGGCTACA
This window harbors:
- a CDS encoding serine hydrolase domain-containing protein; this encodes MTNPSKTIAVLGLLALVFLPGLRAGAAEWPSGLEEAVQTFAAEEMDASGVPGLVFVMVDADGTVIAAAFGLADVTSGREMTIDTPLRMGSISKPITAALGLELAAHGHLDLDVPVDMYLDVDLTDRYGPASTLRQLLQHRGGYPDAFVGSHHLEEEDAHGLDEWVRNLGDRSIAPDVVASYSSIGYTLAGAAMAGAMDTEFPEVAHSGLFEPLGMTTATFRQPAPEDVAIGYSWDGSGFAPYPIDTPDLVPGAGLIATGNDIARFLGALLAEESPLSQSTREGLLTPAGPYPGLRAYTTGLTEWRYEDRSALYHEGNGIGTSNRMTILPEEGVAFYTAVNGESMVGTGDPSPQTGFMRNLHEMLVE